In Thioalkalivibrio paradoxus ARh 1, the following are encoded in one genomic region:
- a CDS encoding DUF2281 domain-containing protein, producing the protein MHMKRGSKAVGQQLAEIAERLPEEQQRTLLEFAQFLLARVPEAEDAPLPEPKPIPRPEEESVIKAMRRLSETYFMLDRGPLFNEASALMGQHVMQGKPAAEVIDELEVVFAAHYERVRSSS; encoded by the coding sequence ATGCACATGAAACGGGGCAGCAAGGCGGTCGGCCAGCAGCTGGCCGAGATCGCCGAGCGGTTGCCCGAGGAACAGCAGCGGACCCTGCTGGAGTTTGCGCAGTTCCTGCTCGCGCGGGTTCCGGAGGCCGAGGATGCGCCGCTGCCCGAGCCGAAGCCGATTCCGCGGCCGGAAGAGGAGTCGGTGATCAAGGCGATGCGCCGGCTGTCCGAGACCTATTTCATGCTCGACCGCGGTCCGCTGTTCAACGAAGCCTCTGCGCTGATGGGCCAGCACGTGATGCAGGGTAAACCGGCCGCCGAGGTCATCGATGAGCTCGAGGTCGTGTTCGCGGCCCACTACGAGCGGGTGCGATCCTCCTCATGA
- the soxX gene encoding sulfur oxidation c-type cytochrome SoxX, whose protein sequence is MFKKTPVAAGIAAFASMIIAGGVAVADVDYTAMSAEELAEYLIFEADGFNLDQEVQEGGTAKQRMVQDEMQKACSVIGGGQPDQATLDAVRTAAVESITYPEGGIQLGDWERGRELAWSGFGFRIGHNPDNHDARAVGGNCYNCHQMATDRTGGTVGPSLTGYGKTRGTSEAMLKYAYDMIYNPHACFPCTNMPRFGSSGFLTEEAIADIMAYMFDPESPVNE, encoded by the coding sequence ATGTTCAAGAAGACCCCTGTTGCGGCCGGAATCGCCGCATTCGCCAGTATGATCATCGCCGGCGGTGTTGCCGTGGCCGACGTCGACTACACTGCGATGTCGGCGGAAGAGCTCGCCGAATACCTGATTTTCGAGGCCGACGGTTTCAACCTCGACCAGGAAGTGCAGGAAGGTGGCACCGCGAAGCAACGCATGGTGCAGGACGAGATGCAAAAGGCGTGTTCCGTGATTGGCGGCGGCCAGCCCGATCAGGCCACGCTGGACGCGGTTCGCACCGCGGCGGTGGAAAGCATCACCTACCCCGAAGGTGGCATCCAGCTCGGCGACTGGGAGCGGGGCCGGGAGCTGGCCTGGTCCGGTTTCGGATTCCGTATCGGACACAACCCCGACAACCACGATGCACGTGCCGTCGGCGGCAACTGCTACAACTGTCACCAGATGGCGACAGACCGCACCGGCGGCACCGTGGGTCCGAGCCTGACCGGTTACGGAAAGACCCGCGGCACCAGCGAGGCGATGCTGAAGTACGCCTACGACATGATCTACAACCCGCATGCGTGCTTCCCCTGCACGAACATGCCGCGTTTCGGCTCCAGCGGCTTCCTGACCGAGGAAGCGATCGCCGACATCATGGCGTACATGTTCGACCCGGAGTCCCCGGTCAACGAGTAA
- a CDS encoding AI-2E family transporter translates to MIEVLRRWYERHFTDPQVVILALLLLVGFLLVIFAGRILAPLLASLVIAYLLEGAVAKLTRFRVPRLLAVILVMAAFFALVTAALFGLVPLMSQQVTQLVRELPVMISQGQALLLQLPERYPQIVSEEQVFEIMGAIRAEATQFGQQVVKVSLASAQHLVTVVIYLIVVPLMVFFMLKDRDAILNWFMGFMPRDRRLAGQVWNEVNVKIASYVRGKFIEILLVWAVSFMTFHWFGLQYAVLLSFMVGISVIIPYIGAAVVTIPVALVAYFQFGLSSEFAWVLIAYAVIQFLDGNVLVPLLFSEVVNLHPVAIIAAVFIFGGIWGLWGVFFAIPLATLVHAVLKSWPRHEGARQEDGGDPGGAKPPDVPDSGERPGSPPGPRMA, encoded by the coding sequence ATGATCGAGGTGCTGCGTCGCTGGTACGAGCGGCATTTCACCGATCCGCAGGTGGTGATTCTCGCACTGCTGCTGCTGGTTGGGTTCCTGCTGGTAATCTTCGCCGGGCGCATCCTGGCGCCGTTGCTGGCCAGCCTGGTGATCGCCTACCTGCTCGAGGGCGCGGTCGCGAAGCTCACGCGGTTCCGGGTTCCGCGGCTGCTTGCGGTGATCCTGGTGATGGCCGCGTTCTTCGCGCTGGTGACCGCCGCCTTGTTCGGTCTGGTGCCACTGATGTCGCAGCAGGTCACGCAGCTGGTCCGGGAACTGCCGGTGATGATCTCTCAGGGGCAGGCATTGCTGTTGCAGCTGCCCGAGCGCTATCCGCAGATCGTCTCCGAGGAGCAGGTCTTCGAGATCATGGGCGCGATCCGCGCCGAGGCCACCCAGTTCGGGCAGCAGGTGGTCAAGGTCTCGCTGGCCTCCGCCCAGCATCTGGTCACCGTGGTGATCTACCTGATCGTGGTGCCGCTGATGGTCTTCTTCATGCTGAAGGACCGGGACGCGATCCTGAACTGGTTCATGGGCTTCATGCCGCGTGACCGGCGCCTGGCCGGCCAGGTCTGGAACGAGGTGAACGTGAAGATCGCGAGCTACGTGCGTGGCAAGTTCATCGAGATCCTGCTGGTGTGGGCGGTCAGCTTCATGACCTTCCACTGGTTTGGGCTGCAGTACGCGGTGTTGTTATCGTTCATGGTCGGGATCTCGGTGATCATCCCCTACATCGGCGCCGCAGTGGTCACCATCCCGGTGGCGCTGGTGGCCTACTTCCAGTTCGGGCTGTCGAGTGAGTTTGCCTGGGTGTTGATCGCCTACGCGGTGATCCAGTTCCTGGACGGCAACGTGCTGGTACCGCTGCTGTTTTCCGAAGTCGTGAACCTGCACCCGGTCGCGATCATCGCGGCGGTGTTCATCTTCGGCGGCATCTGGGGCTTGTGGGGCGTGTTCTTTGCGATCCCGCTGGCCACGCTGGTTCACGCGGTGCTGAAGTCCTGGCCGCGCCACGAGGGTGCCAGGCAGGAAGACGGCGGCGATCCGGGAGGCGCAAAGCCGCCCGATGTGCCCGATTCCGGGGAACGGCCCGGGTCCCCGCCCGGTCCCAGGATGGCGTGA
- a CDS encoding LysR family transcriptional regulator produces MSDRRLQVFATVARLLSFTRAAEVLHMTQPAVTFQVRQLEEQLDTRLFDRTHNRVTLTDTGRLVFRYAERIFETYAEMEAALRELKGAVGGALVLGASTTVAEYLLPTLLGAFLRSHPEVGISLRVGNTEAVVAMVEESEIDLGVVEATVGNRNLIVHPCLIDRLRLIVPPDHRLAQRDKVTLKDFVDEPFVCREEGSGTREVIMDYLTRQGCSRARLNLCMELGSPEAIKGAVAAGMGISMLSESVIAKEVVLGQLVAIPLEPTLERPISLVHARQKFRVPTLEVLLRFMREYCTHGDRPDPSPATPAE; encoded by the coding sequence ATGTCGGATCGGCGCTTACAGGTCTTTGCTACCGTGGCCCGGCTGCTCTCGTTCACGCGGGCAGCCGAGGTGCTGCACATGACGCAGCCGGCGGTGACGTTCCAGGTCCGCCAGCTCGAGGAGCAGCTCGATACCCGGCTGTTCGACCGCACCCACAACCGCGTGACCCTCACCGATACGGGGCGCTTGGTGTTCCGCTATGCGGAGCGCATTTTCGAGACCTACGCCGAGATGGAGGCCGCGCTGCGCGAGCTGAAGGGTGCGGTGGGGGGCGCGCTGGTTCTGGGTGCCAGTACCACCGTCGCCGAGTATCTGTTGCCGACGCTGCTGGGAGCGTTCCTGCGCAGTCATCCGGAGGTCGGCATCAGCCTGCGGGTCGGCAATACCGAGGCGGTGGTCGCGATGGTCGAGGAGAGCGAAATCGACCTCGGTGTGGTCGAAGCGACGGTCGGCAACCGCAACCTGATCGTGCACCCCTGCCTGATCGACCGGCTGCGCCTGATCGTGCCGCCGGATCACCGGCTGGCCCAGCGCGACAAGGTGACGCTGAAGGATTTCGTCGACGAACCGTTCGTTTGCCGGGAAGAGGGATCGGGTACCCGCGAGGTGATCATGGACTACCTCACACGTCAGGGTTGTAGCCGCGCGCGCTTGAATCTGTGCATGGAACTCGGCAGCCCGGAGGCGATCAAGGGTGCGGTGGCGGCCGGGATGGGGATCTCGATGCTGTCCGAGTCGGTGATCGCGAAGGAAGTGGTGCTTGGGCAGTTGGTCGCGATCCCGCTGGAGCCGACGCTGGAACGCCCGATCTCGCTGGTGCATGCGCGGCAGAAATTCCGTGTGCCGACGCTCGAGGTATTGCTGCGCTTCATGCGCGAGTATTGCACTCACGGCGACAGACCCGACCCCAGCCCGGCTACACCGGCGGAGTAG
- the sohB gene encoding protease SohB — MEFLHEYGLFLLKGLTILVLTLGLFGAVIAGTTRGRMRDEEQLTVRHLNQRYREMERILQRKILGRRALRQQIRQYRRERKQAARSGAQESTRVYVLRFQGDIRATRTDNLREEVSAVLTLARPGTDRVVLCLESAGGLVPSYGLAAAQLARLREAGLELTVAVDRVAASGGYLMAAVAHRIVAAPFAVVGSIGVVAQIPNLHRLLKRHDIDMELLTAGQYKRTLTVLGKNTPEGRAKFQQELEETHGLFKAYLQRFRPQLELDTLATGEHWYGEQALERGLIDELRTSDDLLLALAREHELYELRFSRRQPLGRRIGLAVEQGLERLLRG, encoded by the coding sequence ATGGAGTTTCTGCACGAATACGGACTGTTTCTGTTGAAGGGGCTGACTATCCTGGTGCTGACGCTCGGGCTGTTCGGAGCCGTGATCGCTGGCACCACCCGGGGGCGGATGCGCGACGAGGAACAGCTTACGGTCCGGCACCTGAACCAGCGCTACCGCGAGATGGAGCGAATTCTCCAGCGCAAGATCCTCGGCCGCCGCGCGCTCCGGCAGCAGATTCGGCAGTACCGGCGGGAACGGAAACAGGCAGCGCGCAGCGGAGCTCAGGAGTCCACTCGCGTCTACGTACTCCGATTCCAGGGCGACATCCGCGCGACCCGCACCGACAATCTCCGCGAGGAGGTCTCGGCAGTGCTGACACTGGCCCGCCCCGGGACCGACCGGGTGGTGCTCTGCCTGGAGAGCGCGGGCGGCCTGGTGCCGTCGTACGGGCTCGCAGCCGCCCAGCTCGCGCGGCTGCGCGAGGCCGGACTGGAGCTCACGGTTGCAGTGGACCGGGTCGCGGCCAGCGGCGGTTACCTGATGGCCGCGGTCGCCCACCGGATCGTGGCCGCACCGTTCGCGGTCGTCGGCTCGATCGGCGTCGTCGCCCAGATCCCGAACCTCCACCGCCTGCTGAAGCGCCACGATATCGACATGGAACTGCTGACTGCCGGGCAGTACAAGCGCACGCTCACCGTGCTCGGCAAGAACACGCCCGAGGGGCGCGCCAAGTTCCAGCAGGAACTCGAGGAGACCCACGGGCTGTTCAAGGCCTACCTGCAGCGCTTTCGCCCGCAACTGGAACTCGACACGCTGGCCACCGGCGAGCACTGGTACGGAGAACAGGCGCTGGAACGCGGTCTGATCGACGAGCTGCGCACCAGTGACGATCTCCTGCTCGCGCTGGCCCGCGAACACGAACTCTACGAGCTGCGGTTCAGCCGCCGCCAGCCGCTGGGCCGCCGCATCGGCCTGGCTGTCGAACAGGGCCTGGAACGCCTGCTCCGCGGCTAG
- a CDS encoding 23S rRNA (adenine(2030)-N(6))-methyltransferase RlmJ, translating to MLSYQHEYHAGNFADVHKHLLLWLVLDSLLARPKPFVAIDLFAGSGQYRLDQGMAARSGEWHQGIGRLWSLGRGPAALRAWLGAVRELQPDPPRLTVYPGSPELIRRRLREQDRLIACELHPAAYAALRAGLHGDRRCHVHRRDAREAARGLFPPEPRRGIALLDPAYERPAEYTEVVRMTAEIRRRWNTGTLLVWYPVLEDGRHPQLREALRAAHLGERILFSELRLTDPPRGSGLQGSGIAVVGAPWQLDTHARRVLSAAWRCLDPEGRGGLFQALALENARGRPHLVRVETPDPHDPEDVKDHD from the coding sequence ATGCTCAGTTACCAGCACGAATACCATGCCGGCAACTTCGCCGACGTGCACAAGCACCTGCTGCTCTGGCTGGTGCTCGATTCCCTGCTCGCCCGGCCCAAGCCTTTCGTCGCGATCGACCTGTTTGCCGGTTCGGGGCAGTACCGCCTCGATCAAGGCATGGCCGCCCGCAGTGGTGAGTGGCACCAGGGCATCGGCCGGCTTTGGTCGCTGGGGCGGGGTCCGGCGGCCCTGCGCGCTTGGCTCGGTGCCGTCCGGGAGCTCCAGCCCGATCCGCCCCGTCTCACGGTGTACCCGGGATCGCCGGAACTGATCCGGCGCCGCCTGCGCGAGCAGGACCGGCTGATCGCCTGCGAACTGCACCCCGCGGCCTACGCTGCATTGCGTGCCGGCCTGCACGGGGACCGGCGTTGCCATGTGCACCGCCGCGATGCACGCGAGGCCGCGCGCGGCCTCTTTCCGCCCGAGCCGCGCAGGGGCATCGCGCTGCTCGATCCGGCCTACGAACGGCCGGCCGAGTACACCGAAGTGGTGCGGATGACCGCAGAGATCCGGCGCCGGTGGAACACCGGGACTCTGCTGGTCTGGTACCCGGTTCTGGAGGACGGCCGTCACCCGCAGCTGCGGGAGGCCCTGCGGGCTGCGCATCTCGGCGAGCGCATCCTGTTCAGCGAACTGCGGCTGACCGATCCGCCGCGTGGTTCGGGGCTGCAGGGTTCGGGAATCGCGGTGGTCGGTGCGCCCTGGCAGCTCGACACGCACGCGCGGCGGGTGCTCTCTGCGGCCTGGCGCTGTCTCGACCCAGAAGGGCGCGGTGGCCTGTTTCAGGCGCTCGCGCTTGAAAACGCCCGCGGCCGTCCCCACCTCGTACGGGTCGAAACCCCCGATCCACACGATCCTGAGGATGTGAAGGACCATGACTGA
- the htpG gene encoding molecular chaperone HtpG: protein MTETQREERRFETEVSQLLHLMIHALYSNREIFLRELISNAADACDKLRFEALAHPDTITQPAELHIDLRFDKDQREIRVIDNGIGMSRDEVVANIGTIARSGTKEFLSQLTGDQQKDALLIGQFGVGFYSSFTVADRVTVETRRADAPEDGAVRWQSDGTGSYTIETCSRPVPGTEVILHLKEDADEFLEAYRLRHIITRYSDHVAFPIRMPKLDDDGKPTDEWETVNRASALWTRAKSDITDDEYREFYKHVAHDFEDPTAWVHSHVEGKQQYTTLFYIPKRAPFDLWDRDRRHGVKLYVKRVFIMDDAEKMLPNYLRFVRGVVDSSDLPLNVSREILQNNRLVDGIRSGSVKKILGLLESIAENEPEQYAEIWANFGRVLKEGPGEDYANREQIAKLLRFASTRNDDDTQNVSLAEYKARMPEGQKAIYVVTADSPAAARNSPHLEIFRKHGIEVLLLSDRVDEWLLSHLDGFDGTPIKSVSKGDLDLDDVTGEQDAKSGDDAATADDLGDLPERIAKALGERVESVRASKRLVESPACIVLGEHEMALYLQELLKQAGQPTFGSKPVLEVNPSHPLVGRLKAAEAADFDDLATLLFEQALLTEGGQLEDPAGFVARLNRQLLKGA, encoded by the coding sequence ATGACTGAGACACAACGCGAAGAACGCCGCTTCGAGACCGAGGTCAGCCAGCTGCTGCACCTGATGATTCACGCGCTGTACTCGAATCGCGAGATCTTTCTGCGCGAGCTGATTTCGAACGCAGCCGATGCCTGCGACAAGCTGCGCTTCGAGGCATTGGCTCACCCCGACACGATCACCCAGCCCGCGGAGCTGCATATCGACCTGCGCTTCGACAAGGACCAGCGCGAGATTCGCGTGATCGACAACGGCATCGGCATGTCCCGCGACGAGGTGGTGGCCAACATTGGCACCATTGCCCGTTCGGGCACCAAGGAATTCCTGAGCCAGCTGACCGGCGACCAGCAGAAGGACGCGCTGCTGATCGGGCAGTTCGGCGTCGGCTTCTATTCGTCGTTCACTGTCGCCGACCGGGTGACGGTGGAGACGCGCCGTGCCGATGCCCCCGAGGACGGCGCGGTGCGCTGGCAGTCCGACGGCACCGGCAGCTACACCATCGAAACCTGCTCGCGCCCGGTTCCGGGAACCGAGGTGATCCTGCACCTGAAGGAAGACGCCGACGAGTTTCTCGAAGCCTACCGGTTGCGCCACATCATCACCCGCTACTCCGACCACGTGGCGTTCCCGATCCGGATGCCGAAGCTCGACGACGACGGCAAGCCCACCGACGAGTGGGAGACGGTGAACCGCGCGAGCGCACTGTGGACGCGCGCGAAGAGCGACATCACCGACGACGAGTACCGCGAGTTCTACAAGCACGTGGCGCACGACTTCGAGGATCCGACTGCCTGGGTGCACAGTCACGTCGAGGGCAAGCAGCAGTACACCACGCTGTTCTACATCCCGAAGCGCGCGCCATTCGACCTCTGGGACCGCGACCGCCGCCATGGTGTGAAACTGTACGTGAAGCGCGTGTTCATCATGGACGACGCGGAGAAGATGCTGCCGAACTACCTGCGTTTCGTGCGCGGCGTGGTCGATTCCTCCGATCTGCCGCTGAACGTCTCGCGCGAGATCCTGCAGAACAACCGGCTGGTCGACGGGATCCGTTCGGGTTCGGTGAAGAAAATCCTGGGCCTGCTGGAGTCGATCGCCGAGAACGAGCCCGAACAATACGCTGAGATCTGGGCGAACTTCGGCCGGGTGCTGAAGGAAGGTCCGGGGGAGGACTACGCGAACCGCGAGCAGATCGCGAAATTGCTGCGTTTCGCGAGCACCCGCAACGATGACGATACCCAGAACGTGTCGCTGGCCGAGTACAAGGCGCGGATGCCGGAAGGCCAGAAGGCGATTTACGTGGTCACCGCCGACAGCCCTGCCGCGGCGCGCAACAGCCCGCACCTCGAGATCTTCCGCAAGCACGGCATCGAGGTACTGCTGCTGTCCGATCGCGTCGACGAGTGGCTGCTGTCGCACCTCGACGGTTTCGATGGCACGCCGATCAAATCGGTGTCCAAGGGCGATCTGGATCTCGACGACGTGACCGGCGAGCAGGACGCGAAGAGCGGCGACGATGCGGCGACCGCCGACGATCTCGGCGACCTGCCGGAACGCATCGCCAAGGCTTTGGGTGAACGGGTCGAGAGCGTGCGTGCGTCGAAGCGGCTGGTGGAGTCGCCTGCCTGCATCGTGCTCGGCGAGCACGAGATGGCGCTATACCTGCAGGAACTGCTGAAACAGGCCGGCCAGCCGACCTTCGGCAGCAAACCGGTGCTGGAAGTGAACCCGTCGCATCCGCTGGTGGGACGCCTGAAGGCGGCCGAGGCGGCGGACTTCGACGACCTGGCGACGCTGCTGTTCGAGCAGGCGCTGCTGACCGAGGGCGGCCAGCTCGAGGATCCGGCCGGGTTCGTCGCGCGCCTCAACCGGCAGCTATTGAAGGGCGCCTGA
- a CDS encoding IS110 family RNA-guided transposase gives MSTFVGIDVAAESFDLVCRSNSKHSKAQTFPQTAQGHARAIRKLQALQPTCIVLEATGIYYLDLALALHEAGLPVCVINPRSFRHFAEITLRGSKTDPLDAALLAEYAERMTPRRWTPPPTTYRELRDLGRHLNRLLHARTQAKNQLHALKSRQGAPKLLIEDTEEGIAQLNQRIERLQQAAQARIQKAPELDQQQTHLCAATGIATASSLALLAELCTLPKDLKANQVVRHAGLDVRLHESGSSVHRPGRLAKTGNAYLRSALYMPAMVAIVHDPYAKAFYNALVARGKKKIQALCAVMRKYLTGIWACMQSGQPFDSSKLFSDQHQQPA, from the coding sequence ATGAGCACTTTCGTCGGCATTGATGTCGCCGCTGAATCCTTCGACCTGGTCTGCCGCAGCAACAGCAAGCACAGCAAGGCCCAGACCTTCCCGCAGACCGCCCAGGGCCACGCCCGGGCAATCCGCAAGCTGCAGGCGCTGCAACCGACGTGCATCGTGTTGGAGGCCACCGGGATCTACTACCTGGACCTGGCGCTGGCACTGCACGAGGCCGGGCTGCCCGTCTGCGTGATCAACCCGCGAAGCTTCCGGCACTTCGCCGAGATCACCCTGCGCGGCAGCAAGACCGACCCGCTCGACGCCGCCCTGCTGGCAGAATACGCCGAACGCATGACGCCCCGGCGCTGGACCCCACCGCCAACGACCTACCGGGAACTGCGAGACCTCGGCCGCCACCTCAACCGGCTGCTGCACGCGCGTACCCAGGCCAAGAACCAACTGCATGCCCTGAAATCTCGGCAGGGCGCCCCGAAGCTGCTGATCGAGGATACCGAGGAAGGCATCGCCCAGCTGAACCAGCGCATCGAGCGCCTGCAACAGGCAGCCCAGGCACGGATCCAGAAAGCCCCTGAACTGGATCAACAGCAGACCCACCTCTGCGCCGCCACCGGCATCGCGACCGCCAGCAGCCTGGCCCTCCTGGCCGAACTGTGCACCCTGCCCAAGGATCTGAAAGCCAACCAAGTCGTGCGCCATGCCGGGCTGGACGTGCGCCTGCACGAATCCGGTTCCAGCGTCCACCGACCCGGCCGTCTGGCCAAGACGGGCAACGCCTACCTGCGCAGCGCGCTGTACATGCCGGCGATGGTAGCGATCGTGCACGACCCGTACGCCAAGGCCTTCTACAACGCCCTGGTCGCCCGCGGCAAGAAGAAAATCCAGGCCTTGTGCGCCGTCATGCGCAAGTACCTCACCGGCATCTGGGCCTGCATGCAGAGCGGTCAGCCGTTCGACTCCTCCAAACTGTTCAGCGATCAACATCAGCAACCCGCTTGA
- the rng gene encoding ribonuclease G, which translates to MTGTELLMNITPQESRVALVENGIVTELHLERSRRRGLVGSIYKGRVCRVLPGMDAAFVDIGLDRTAFLHASDVAPVEREELCNNGDPCRRNESISQLLREGQDLLVQVIKDPLGSKGARLTTYVTVPSRHLVLMPNQTNIGISTRIEDDGTRSRLRETMEHLRGEHAPEHGFIVRTAAELADEGALHNDVIFLKKLWDTLQESAANCEAGQEIHADLPLVLRILRDMVGVELERIRIDSRETWQKVSEFAERYIPELTGRIEHYPGERPIFELFNVEEEIQRALERKVELKSGGYLIFDQTEAMTTVDINTGGFVGHRNLEETIFKTNLEAAQAIGRQLRLRNLGGIIIIDFIDMQDDEHKRQVIRALERALERDHAKCQICDVSPLGLVEMTRKRTRDSLEHLLCEPCPTCGGRGYLKSAETVCYELFREILREARQYDARELRVLASQSVIDLLLDEESSSLAELQEFVGVPIRFQVESLYQQEQFDVVFV; encoded by the coding sequence ATGACCGGCACCGAACTCTTGATGAACATCACCCCGCAGGAGAGCCGGGTGGCCCTGGTCGAGAACGGCATCGTGACCGAGCTGCATCTCGAACGCAGCCGCCGCCGCGGCCTGGTGGGCAGCATCTACAAGGGCCGCGTCTGCCGGGTACTGCCGGGTATGGATGCCGCGTTCGTCGATATCGGGCTGGACCGCACGGCGTTCCTGCACGCCTCCGATGTTGCCCCGGTCGAGCGCGAGGAACTCTGCAACAACGGCGACCCCTGCCGGCGCAACGAATCGATCAGCCAGCTGCTGCGCGAGGGGCAGGATCTGCTGGTGCAGGTGATCAAGGATCCGCTCGGCAGCAAGGGCGCGCGCCTGACCACCTATGTCACCGTTCCCTCGCGGCACCTGGTGCTGATGCCCAACCAAACCAATATCGGCATCAGCACCCGGATCGAGGACGACGGCACCCGCAGCCGTTTGCGGGAAACCATGGAGCATCTGCGGGGGGAGCATGCACCCGAGCACGGTTTCATCGTGCGCACCGCGGCCGAGCTGGCGGACGAGGGCGCGCTGCACAACGACGTGATCTTCCTGAAGAAGCTCTGGGACACCCTGCAGGAGAGCGCCGCCAACTGCGAGGCCGGGCAGGAGATCCACGCCGACCTGCCGCTGGTGCTGCGCATCCTGCGCGACATGGTCGGGGTCGAACTCGAACGCATCCGGATCGACTCGCGCGAGACCTGGCAGAAAGTAAGCGAGTTCGCGGAACGCTACATCCCCGAACTGACCGGCCGGATCGAACATTACCCGGGCGAGCGGCCGATTTTCGAGCTGTTCAACGTCGAGGAGGAAATCCAGCGTGCGCTGGAGCGCAAGGTGGAACTCAAGTCCGGCGGTTACCTGATCTTCGATCAGACCGAGGCGATGACCACCGTCGATATCAATACCGGCGGCTTCGTCGGCCACCGTAACCTCGAGGAGACCATCTTCAAGACCAACCTGGAGGCGGCCCAGGCGATCGGTCGCCAGCTGCGGCTGCGCAACCTCGGCGGCATCATCATCATCGACTTCATCGACATGCAGGACGACGAGCACAAGCGCCAGGTGATCCGTGCGCTGGAACGCGCGCTCGAGCGCGATCACGCCAAATGCCAGATCTGCGACGTGTCCCCGCTGGGTCTGGTCGAGATGACTCGCAAGCGCACCCGCGACAGCCTGGAGCACCTGCTCTGCGAGCCCTGTCCGACCTGTGGCGGTCGCGGCTACCTGAAGTCGGCGGAGACCGTCTGCTATGAGCTGTTCCGCGAGATTCTGCGCGAGGCGCGCCAGTACGACGCGAGGGAACTGCGGGTGCTGGCGTCGCAGAGCGTGATCGATCTCCTGCTCGACGAGGAATCGTCCAGCCTGGCCGAACTCCAGGAGTTCGTCGGCGTGCCGATCCGGTTTCAGGTGGAAAGCCTGTACCAGCAGGAACAGTTCGACGTGGTGTTCGTTTGA